The Pogoniulus pusillus isolate bPogPus1 chromosome 28, bPogPus1.pri, whole genome shotgun sequence genome has a segment encoding these proteins:
- the GGCT gene encoding gamma-glutamylcyclotransferase: MEPGHGCFLYYAYGSNLLWERLLLNNPSAVFGAVARLQDYKLEFGHHQGRTSSVWHGGAATIVQSPGDEVWGIVWKMSTSNLSSLDKQEGVGGGIYVPIEVSVHTPEGKVLTCRSYQMKDCVRGPPSPQYKQVICMGAKQNGLPADYQKKLEAIETNNYAGPVPIMEEIEAAIKAKEINCA, translated from the exons ATGGAGCCCGGGCATGGCTGCTTTCTCTACTACGCCTACggcagcaacctgctgtgggagcGGCTACTGCTCAACAATCCCTCGGCGGTGTTTGGCGCCGTGGCGCGCCTGCAG GATTATAAACTGGAATTTGGCCATCATCAAGGCAGGACAAGCTCTGTCTGGCATGGAGGTGCAGCTACCATTGTTCAGAGCCCTGGAGATGAAGTGTGGGGAATAGTGTGGAAAATGAGCACTAGCAATTTAAGTTCACTGGATAA GCAAGAGGGAGTTGGAGGTGGCATTTATGTCCCAATAGAAGTCAGCGTTCACACTCCAGAAGGGAAGGTGCTCACCTGTCGAAGCTACCAGATGAAGGACTGTGTCCGTGGGCCCCCTTCTCCTCAGTACAAACAG GTTATCTGCATGGGTGCAAAACAGAATGGCTTGCCAGCTGACTATCAGAAGAAATTAGAAGCCATTGAAACCAACAACTACGCAGGGCCAGTGCCAATAATGGAAGAGATTGAAGCTGCTATTAAAGCAAAGGAAATAAACTGTGCATAG
- the NOD1 gene encoding nucleotide-binding oligomerization domain-containing protein 1 yields the protein MESHHLCASLEKPPGGSPPSFIALLRVYRELLVSRIRNTQCLLDNLLTNDYFSAEDAEIVVQFPTQADKVRKILDLVQSKGEEVSEYFILVLQKVTDAYYELQPWLDQIGYEPSACMCGKPVVNTDPVSRYCQKLREELGRDSKFVMSYGQREEMLLEDIYAPSIMELVSFTNESLGHVCQLEALFDDALGLINEDGETIYVFGDAGIGKSILLQRIQSLWARRELDVGAKFLFRFRCRMFSCFKEDEAICLQDLLFKYNCYPDQDPTEVFHHILQFPHTVLFTFDGFDEIYSSFDLSGVPEVCSPKEAIHPLMLLVSLLRGKLLKGSRKILTARTGTEIQRNIIRKKVLLRGFSCSNLKEYTARFFREESLRALVWDQLEANPYLCSLCSVPLFCWIIFKSYEHFHSVFDSHELPDCSVTLTDVFLLMVEVHLNRSLKTSLLRSTPRSRAEVFQPRRETLLSLGRLACRGMENSLFIFEQEEVSSASVSEGDLQLGFLRTVKGYSGCNDQATYEFLHLTLQSFFTALFLVVEEKVSAGELLRFFSECSSSEAAQPSCLHIPWLRKRLAGGDPFKNHEHLHFTNLFLCGLLSRAKKKLLGHLASPAVIKRKRKALVAYLGQSTKCHMKGYARSRLLAYNQVQLQPNFVWLLRCLHEAQSARAWRQAAGRMQANYLKLTYCNACAADCRALAVLLRHCPRRLALDLDNNNINDYGVKELLPCFSKLAVIRLSVNQVTDHGVRILYEELSKYQIVTFLGLYNNQITDVGAKYVAKLIEECSSLEYVKIGANKITSEGGKCLAQAIQKSRTIFEIGMWGNQVGDEGAKAFAEALRNHPKITNVSLALNGITTEGGKSIAEALQHNNSVKIFWLTKNELDDEAAVSFAEMLKVNKQLTHLWLIQNRITAKGVKHLSEALKENTTIKEVCLNGNLLSQEEAKAFEEEERIVCC from the exons ATGGAAAGCCACCACCTCTGTGCTAGCCTGGAGAAGCCCCCAGGAGGCAGTCCTCCCTCCTTCATCGCTCTGCTGAGGGTGTACCGAGAGCTGCTGGTGAGCAGGATCCGCAACACGCAGTGTTTGCTCGACAACTTGCTGACCAACGACTACTTCTCcgctgaggatgcagagattGTTGTCCAGTTCCCAACTCAAGCAGATAAG GTTCGCAAAATTCTGGACTTGGTTCAAAGCAAGGGAGAAGAAGTCTCAGAATATTTCATCCTTGTCCTGCAGAAAGTCACTGATGCTTACTATGAACTTCAGCCTTGGCTGGATCAAATAGGTTATGAGCCTTCGGCGTGCATGTGTGGTAAACCCGTGGTAAACACAGACCCAG TCAGCAGGTATTGCCAGAAGctgagagaggagctgggcCGGGACTCCAAGTTTGTGATGTCCTATgggcagagggaagagatgctgctggaggacaTCTACGCTCCCAGCATCATGGAGCTGGTCAGCTTCACCAACGAGAGCCTAGGCCATGTATGTCAACTGGAAGCCCTTTTTGATGATGCACTTGGGCTAATTAATGAAGATGGAGAAACAATTTACGTCTTTGGTGACGCAGGAATCGGCAAATCCATCTTGCTGCAGAGGATTCAGAGCCTTTGGGCCAGGAGAGAACTGGATGTGGGGGCCAAGTTTCTCTTCCGCTTCCGCTGCAGGATGTTTAGTTGCTTTAAGGAAGACGAAGCCATATGCTTGCAAGACCTGCTCTTCAAATACAACTGCTACCCAGACCAGGACCCCACTGAGGTGTTCCATCACATCCTACAGTTCCCTCACACAGTTCTTTTCACGTTTGATGGCTTCGATGAGATCTATTCCAGCTTTGACCTCAGTGGTGTGCCCGAGGTGTGTTCCCCCAAGGAAGCCATCCACCCGCTGATGCTGCTGGTGAGCCTCCTCAgagggaagctgctgaagggctcCAGGAAAATCCTTACCGCTAGGACAGGAACTGAGATCCAGAGAAACATCATTAGGAAGAAAGTGCTGCTGCGTGGCTTCTCCTGCAGCAACCTGAAGGAATACACCGCTCGGTTCTTCAGGGAGGAGAGCCTGCGGGCGCTGGTGTGGGACCAGCTGGAGGCTAACCcctacctctgcagcctgtgctcggTGCCTCTCTTCTGCTGGATTATCTTTAAAAGCTACGAGCACTTCCACTCCGTGTTTGacagccacgagctgccagacTGCTCTGTCACCTTAACAGATGTCTTCCTGCTCATGGTCGAAGTCCACCTGAACCGATCGCTCAAAACGAGCCTGCTGAGGAGCACCCCCAGGAGCCGAgcggaggtgttccagcccaggagggaaACTCTGCTGTCCTTGGGCAGGTTGGCatgcagagggatggagaactcCCTCTTCATCTTCGAGCAGGAGGAGGTCTCCTCAGCCAGTGTCTCTGAAGGGGATCTGCAGTTGGGCTTCCTCAGGACAGTGAAAGGTTACAGCGGCTGCAATGATCAGGCCACTTACGAGTTCCTGCACTTGACCCTCCAGTCCTTTTTCACGGCTTTGTTCCTGGTGGTTGAAGAGAAGGTGAGCGCCGGGGAGCTGCTGCGCTTCTTCAGCGAGTGCTCTTCCAGCGAGGccgcccagcccagctgcctgcacatTCCCTGGCTGAGGAAGCGGCTGGCGGGAGGGGATCCTTTCAAGAACCACGAGCACTTGCACTTCACCAACCTCTTCCTCTgcgggctgctctccagagccaaGAAGAAGCTCCTGGGACACTTGGCCTCGCCCGCGGTCatcaagaggaagaggaaggcgcTGGTCGCCTACCTGGGGCagagcaccaagtgccacatgaAAGGCTACGCCCGCTCCAGGCTCCTTGCCTACAACcaggtgcagctgcagcccaacTTCGTGTGGCTGCTGCGCTGCCTGCACGAGGCGCAGAGCGCGCGCGCGTGGCGGCAGGCGGCCGGGCGCATGCAGGCCAACTACCTGAAGCTCACCTACTGCAACGCCTGCGCCGCCGACTGCCGCGCCCTGGCCGTGCTGCTGCGCCACTGCCCGCGGCGCCTGGCGCTCGACCTGGACAACAACAACATCAACGACTACGGAGtcaaggagctgctgccttgcttCAGCAAGCTGGCGGTCATCAG GCTCAGTGTAAATCAGGTTACAGACCATGGAGTAAGGATCTTGTATGAAGAACTCTCCAAGTACCAAATTGTGACTTTCTTGGG cttaTACAACAACCAAATCACTGATGTTGGAGCCAAGTACGTTGCAAAACTCATTGAAGAGTGTTCAAGCCTTGAATATGTAAA GATAGGGGCAAACAAGATAACCAGTGAAGGAGGGAAGTGCCTTGCCCAGGCCATCCAGAAGAGCAGAACAATCTTTGAAATTGG CATGTGGGGTAACCAGGTTGGAGACGAAGGAGCAAAGGCATTTGCAGAGGCCCTGAGGAACCACCCCAAGATAACAAATGTGAG TCTGGCACTCAATGGCATCACCACAGAAGGAGGCAAAAGCATTGCTGAAGCTCTGCAGCACAACAACTCAGTGAAAATATTCTG GTTGACTAAAAATGAGCTGGAtgatgaagcagcagtgagttttgcagagatgctgaaggtcAACAAGCAACTGACACATCTCTG GCTTATCCAGAATCGAATTACAGCCAAAGGGGTGAAGCACCTCAGTGAGGCACTCAAGGAGAACACAACTATTAAGGAAGTCTG TTTGAACGGGAACCTGCTGAGCCAAGAAGAGGCCAAAGCTTTTGAGGAGGAGGAGCGCATCGTCTGCTGCTGA